GTCCAGACCAGCCTATTCGAGGGGCCGGCGTTTATCGACAAGAATAAACGCCGCATTTCCTTTTTTGAAATTTACATCGCGATGGCGCTGACCCTTCGAAAGCCTGTCTACCTGCTGGTTTTCCAGGATGGAATCGCAGAACCCGTTTATTACGAGCAGTACAGTGCAACCCTGCGTTTCTTCGAGTTGAAGGATTACACCGTACTCCACATAAACCCCATCCTACAATCAATTTTCCCCAATTCGGATCTTACGCCGCTTTTTGAGCAGACCGTAGAAGTCGATGACAATGAATTCGAAGTGCTTTTTGCTCTTCGTACGGGGAATTATGAGAGTATTACCGTCCGGAGTAAGAATGGACAACCCAAGACACTGGAGCTTGAAGAACGTGTGGATGCTCCCA
This genomic interval from Bacteroidota bacterium contains the following:
- a CDS encoding MerR family transcriptional regulator yields the protein MKTSQSAVFRGDGFDRTAIDYVTTDKGKNASAFLNESRFTVKEAEVTSRVANYWESQGLINVERDGEKGWRKFSIIDLVWLKTVTKLRNFGWSIDKLKEVQTSLFEGPAFIDKNKRRISFFEIYIAMALTLRKPVYLLVFQDGIAEPVYYEQYSATLRFFELKDYTVLHINPILQSIFPNSDLTPLFEQTVEVDDNEFEVLFALRTGNYESITVRSKNGQPKTLELEERVDAPTVFQLLNEHDFQDMTVKRRDGKILNAKRTIIKNF